The window CATCCTGGTAAAGAAAAGTGTCCTTTTGATCTCTTATTAAGAAACGAAACTGTTGATTTAATGTACAAAATACAGAGTAATCAGATAAGGAGTAAGACTGAGAgagaaccaaaaaaaaaaaaaagagtggaAAAAGCTGAGTTGCTTTGTAATCAGAAGACCGCCATTAATACGGCTTCTCCCAGTACGTGTCCTTCTATTGCTTCTAACAGCTTATCCTTTGTGGCCTGCAAGTGAAAGGGATGAATTCATAATTTAGAATGTCCATAATAATATTCTccaatttttcctttcaattatATCGATGGCTACGAAATTGAaacaatttgattatattataaaatcgAACTGAACCTTTCCCTTATATATAGTAAACTCAAACTCCAATCGaacatttaaatcttaattatttgtttgacaCAATGAAGGGTGTGATATTATACAacatacaagaagaaaaagaacgaAATTGACCTTATTGCCGAGGTTCAAATGGTCATCTAAAGCATAGAGCTTGAACTCAAAGCGGTGGCCATGTGAAGGCAAAGTAGGGGCACGCCAACCAGGGACTTTTTCGTCATTATTTCCCTCTTGAATAGTCGCATAATCACCACCAAGTCCCTGTTGGTTCCCAGAGAAATCTTCAGGGAGACCCTTTAAGGTAGGCGGTATGTTCACAACCACCCACACGGTCCACGGCACGATAGGACCGCTGGGGTCCGGTGCGTCAATGTCCTGCACCACAAGAGCCAGGGTCTTGGTCCCTTTAGGCAAATTGTACCACTCCAGAGGCGGAGATTTGTTCTTCTGCGCTCCTTGGCCTTCCGACGTGTATTTTCTAGGCAACCTTCCTTCGTGGTCTATTGCTGAAGACACCAGCCTGAACTCGCCGTTGTCGCCCATTGTGTCCCTTCCAAAATTATAAGCTTctgccttcttcttcttcttcttcttcttcttttggtaTAATAGGTTTGTTTGAtcgaaaatagaaaatgtatATCCGTTTTTATAGAGTGAGTGATTGGCGTATGGGCATATGTGTAGCCACACTTACTTACTTGGTGCCGGAAACTTCGAGTTCATGACACGTCATATTTGACGTGGCAGGTGTAGAGTGTTATCAGAGGTTTGGGAAAGAGAAACTGTATCTTCCAAGTTccaaccctttttttttttttaatttcttctttgattATTAAACTATACTTACCCTTTTGTGTGTAAACATTTTAGCCATTCGATTTGTTTATTGTACTAAACATgcctaattattaattagaaaattaaaaaagagaaataattgGGCCTAATAGagcttttaaaattgataattaaaagtataataatagttttaagAATTATAGAAGTAGTGTCGTGAGAGACTCTTATTCCTTGATGAGTGATAACTCATTCCTAAATGAACTATCTAAATTTCCCTAcattataaacaataattggATGGTTGTATATTTCCAACAACTCATATTGAGAATGTTATagataacaatttaatttttaaagattaatcAATATATTAGTTGAATATTTTCACCGatagtaaaataaaccaattacaaatacaacacaattttatttttttactaaccataatttgaaagaaaccaTTCTTAataaatcttgaatcaattactaattataaattatcagtcctttactaaattaattacgaaaaataaaaataattaaatgtgagactaattaaaagttaacaaagactcgaaaaaaaattctctcaaAAGCCCGAAGAAGACTAACATA of the Cucumis sativus cultivar 9930 chromosome 3, Cucumber_9930_V3, whole genome shotgun sequence genome contains:
- the LOC101207571 gene encoding uncharacterized protein LOC101207571; the encoded protein is MGDNGEFRLVSSAIDHEGRLPRKYTSEGQGAQKNKSPPLEWYNLPKGTKTLALVVQDIDAPDPSGPIVPWTVWVVVNIPPTLKGLPEDFSGNQQGLGGDYATIQEGNNDEKVPGWRAPTLPSHGHRFEFKLYALDDHLNLGNKATKDKLLEAIEGHVLGEAVLMAVF